Sequence from the Paenibacillus tundrae genome:
CACATGCTCACCTGCCAAACGGAATTGCGGCAATCCCGAGTGCAGCAACAGTTCCTGAATCTCCTTCGGCAATTGAGCAGCTTCAACTAAAGCTTTATCGTATCGAACATGGGTTAGCTGTTGTGCCATAGGCCACCTCCAGAATGTTCTTTCTTTTATTATATCCACCCCTTCTGGACAATCCAGTATGTTCCAGTGTTTATCATCGTTTTATTCTGCGAATTACACTGTGTTACACGTTCATACTTGTCATATGTTCATGTTCATCAGTAATACGTTGGGCTATATAAAAAAAAGCCCTGCCATCTTCCTAAGAAGGTAACAGAGCCATTTTCAATAGACCTACGTTGGTAGGTTCAGTTTTTTAAAGTTTGATACGTGGTTCAGAGGTTTATACGTTGAAACGGAAGTGCATAACATCGCCGTCGTTAACAACATACTCTTTACCTTCCAGACGAAGCTGCCCGCGTTCTTTGGCACCATTCATGGAACCAGCCGCGACCAGATCTTCATAGGAAACAACCTCTGCACGGATGAATCCGCGCTCAAAGTCAGTATGGATTACACCAGCTGCGCCAGGAGCTTTGGTACCCTTACGGATTGTCCATGCACGAACTTCCTGTACCCCTGCTGTGAAGTACGTGTACAGTCCCAGCAATTTGTAAGCTGCTTTGATAAGCAGGTTCAGACCGGAATCCTCGATGCCGAGTTCTTCCAGGAACATTTGTTTATCTTCGCCTTCCAACTCGGAGATCTCTTCTTCGACCTTCGCACTGATTGGCACCACTTCTGCATTCTCAGCAGCAGCGAATTCTCTTACTTTTTGCACGTAAGCATTGTTCGCTACATCGCCAATTTCGTCCTCAGCTACGTTGGCTGCATACAGAACAGGCTTGAGGGTAAGCAAGTGCAGATCGCGCACAATCAGACGCTCTTCATCGGTAAGCTCCATACTGCGTGCTGGCTTGTCTTCATACAGAACAGCCTTCACTTTCTCCAGTACTTCCACTTCTTGAGCAGCCGTTTTGTTACCGCCCTTCATGTTTTTCTTAGAACGGTCGATTTTTTTCTCAACACTCTCGATATCAGCCAGGATCAGCTCCAGATTGATCGTCTGGATGTCGCTAACCGGATCAATTTTACCATCCACGTGTGTGATGTTCTCATCGACAAAGCAACGTACCACGTGTACAATAGCGTCTACTTCACGAATGTGTGCAAGGAACTTGTTACCAAGGCCTTCACCTTTACTCGCACCACGAACCAGACCTGCGATATCTACGAATTCAAATGCCGTAGGTACTGTCTTTTTCGGTACAACGAGTTCTGTCAATTTGTCCAAACGCTCATCAGGTACTTCAACAATCCCTACGTTAGGGTCAATTGTACAGAACGGATAGTTAGCAGACTCCGCACCAGCTTGTGTAATTGCATTAAACAATGTAGATTTACCAACGTTAGGCAAGCCCACGATTCCAGCTTTCAAAGCCATGTATATGACAACTCCTCATTCATTACTTGTTCGGTTCGAATAATCCTATTCATTATATATGACAACCCCCAGTGCATCAAGGAAGTTCGCTAATTCGATATGAACGGAATTTAGATACCCATGCTAACGTTTACGTCAGAATCTCATATACGCATCGTTTCATCTCAGGATTCGAACAGTCTAGAGTGATAACGTAAGCTAGCTCAATATCATTTTCCTAATTTATTTCTGTAATTCCTTGTACATCGTTAGATCCGTGACCTCATATCCCATCTTCTTATACAAGTTGCTTGCACGACCATTATGTCCAAACACATGCAGACCAATTCGATCTACCCCCAGATGTATAGCCGTCTGTTCCAGTGCCTTCATGGTCTCCGTACCATAACCTTTGCCCCGATGCGCTTCTTCAACCACGATATCCAGTAGGAATGCCTCCCTGCCTCGACGGTTATCCGTAATATTGAACCAGATGTAACCTACGTTCCCGTCTACCTCATGAACGAGGTTATACACATAAGCACCAGGGGTATTCAACCCTTCTGGTAAGTATTTGTCATACGATGCTTCTGCAAGTTGCTGTGCTTCTTCTGGCGCCCACGTCCCTGCCTCTACCTTCTCTCGTGCAAAATCTTGAATGGAGCGAACGCGAAAACTCGCGAATTCTTGGTCACTCATAGGTACAAGTTTCATTCGGTTCTCCTTCTTTCTACTTCATCATCGTGCTATAACTTCCTATCTCACAGCATACGTAGATGCTCTATATTTCACAAGCTGTTTATCTTAGCTATGTATATCTATCTTCATGTAAAACGTGGCACAACCTTTACGCCCTAATTTGCGTTTAATACCATAATGTTAAGGAAAAGGAGAGAACTATAATGGACAAACGTCACAGGCGGTTCACGCCCAGATTTGTTATTCGCCTCATTGTAGCGTTGTTTGCTGGAGTAATCATATATCTCAGTTATCAAAATGCAATAGATCGATTCAAAGACTTCCGCATCACCATAGACAATCAGTCCGCATACGAACTTACTAGCATCCAAGCAGGGCTCATCGGCTCTAATAACACTGCAAACGTTAAGGATAAATCACTCTACATTCCGGGTCTAGATCTACCCAGTGGGAAAAAGATTAAGTTCACTCCCCAGCTTAAGCTGTCCGGAGAGGAAAGTATATATCTGAAATTCAAGGACAGCCGTGGCAGATACTACACCGAAACCGTCTGCGGCTATACCGAACACTTAACTGGACACACCCGTGTAACGGTAACTAACGATACGATATCTGTTAAAGAAGAATGCTCCTGAGCGAGTACGTACGTGGCATTCATCAATTGATGAATAGCCTGTCCACACTGTACTCATGATGAGATTAAATTATAGGAAGAGCGACTCGCCAAGAGCTCAGCCACAGTCGATGGTTTAGTTGATCGGCTTTTCTGTTTTGGCCTGGTTATATTCATTGATTAACTCATCCAGAATCATCGATTGCTTAATGACATTAGGATGCAGAAGATCTACATATTTCAGCTTCGTCTGATACAGCTTCTGCCTCGCTAATTCAATCTGTTTAATCAAGTCACTTCGCTCCATATTCATCCTCCCCTGATGTGATATTCTAGAGCATTCTGCTATTTAGTGGGAAAGGATATATACTCCAACTTGATTTTAATTTTACACTTCGTTCTGCACCACCCCGTAAAACCTTTCATGCTTATTTGTAAAAATCAACATAAAGAGGCGTTCCGTATGATTTAGCTTCCTCACTAAAGGAAGTCATCCACATAAGGAACACCTCGTATATCTGTTCTAGATACTAGCTTTCAAGGGATTAACTAGGGTGCGAGAATCGTTCACTAATCTTCTCCAAAAGAGCTGCTGCTTTGGTGCTATTCCCTTCCCCATTAGGAGAATCACGGAGTTCACCAAATAAACCAAGACAGTCCAGCATGGCATCCTTATTCCCGTTATTCATAGCAAATTCCAAGCCTCGTTGAAGATATTCCATGCCTTTATCATAGTTTCTATTTGTTAAATAATATGTTCCTAGGCCAGCCAATAATGAACCGTATTGGTCACTGGTTAAATGCTTACTAACTTTCCCAATCCTATTTTCCTGTTCCTGGTAAGTAAAATAGGATTCATACTGTTCCAATACCGAGTCAATGTTCATACGATATCGATTCGCTGCACTTACAATTGCACATAGAGCTGGGAAGATTTCATTCTTTCTTTCAGATATATATTCAAGATAAGACTCGAGAACCTCAACATTCCCTGACTTCAGTTCATACAAATACCGATTGGCTTCCGCCCATTCATTAAATTGTTGAATAACTATCATTTCTGCTTCATTAGGCGACTTTATCCACGTATAATTGCTATATTGTTCAACATACTTCAGGGCGTTCTTGTAATCACCAAGATAAGAGTACGCACTCCCTTTTGCTAGGTGGGCATACAGCACATAAAAAATAATCTCCTTTTTCACCCATTCATCTTTACGTCTTCCATACAATTTATAGTGAATTTCTGCTCTCATCCTCAATTTGTCACTCAGTTCTAACAGCTTACTCCAATTTCGCAATGAACTATATACATTAATTAGATCATTCAATCCATCAAGCTGATACATCTCATCCAGACGATCTACAAACAACTCAAATTGAGTTGCAAGAGACTGATTATTTTGTTGATTGTTAGAAAGTCCGATTGTAAATAGACGATACTGACTTAAAGCCAGTCGTTCCGAATGTTGCATCTTCTCACTCTCAGCAACACTGTAATAGAGAGGGCGGGCAGCTTCTAGCTTTCCTTCTGAAAACAATTGTTCTGCCAGATCAAACAAATGGGGTGCATATGTGAGATTATCCATCACTAGATTGATCGTTTCTTTTATATTCTCAATTTGATTTAATTCAGCACAGCGGTACAAAAAAGGACCTAGTCTGCGCCAATCTGGATTAGCATTTACAAAGCTTTCATTTATGTATAGTCCATAAAAGTACCCTTCAGGTAAGCCCATCCCCACGGTGAGTCGATCTAACTGTTGCACACCTATAGGACGCTGCCCACTTAGGGTACTGCTTAATGTGCCTGAATTAATACCGGATACCTCTGAAAACTGATGAAGTGTCATGCGTTTGCTTTTTAAATAATCCTCGAAATAATCACGAATGGTCGCTGCTGAGTTCAAGAAAACACCACCTTATCTGAGGTATACGACTGAGTAGTAATAAATAAGAATTATACAGCACCCCTTCAATTTATATCAATTTTATATTTTATTTGGTAACCAGGTCTTTGTAATAAACTTTAAGGTTATCCCCAACTCTGGGCTTCGTCTCACCAAATTTATAATAGCCCTATGCTCATCCGCATAGGGCTTCTTGGCTGTATAAATTAAAACCTCAATGGTGTAAATCATCAAGTCATATTAACTGTTAGCTACCCATTCCATGACCATTCGTTGTCATGATCACAGGAGGTGTTTCAGGAGGTACTGGTTGAGTAGTCGGGATTAATATAGACACCGCTACACTACATGTAATTGCGATTAAAGCTAATTTGGATTTCATTTTCATCACACCCCACAAATCAAATTTTTGTATTTCACTTTATCCTCTTCAGATGCATAATTTCGAAATTCCTCGAACGTTTTGATGCAACTCAACATGCCGTCTTTATTCTTAATTGTACTAGCGAGCTCTAGGCCCCGAAGGATAAAATGAATTCCTCTACTAAAATCTCGATGAGTCAGATAATACGTCCCTACATCTGCTAGTAAATTGACATACTGGTCACTCGTATATTGTTCGCTAATTTTCCCGATGTCACTGACTTGCTCTCGGTACATAAAGTAAGACTCGAACTGATCAAGAATGGAATGAATATTCATCTCAAATTGATTAGCTGCGGAAACTATTGCACACAAAGCAGGGAAAATTTCATTTTCTCTTGCTGAAATGTAGTTTAGATAGCTTGGTAACACTTCTGTCTTACCAGACATTAACTCATACAAATAGGAGTTACCCTCAGCCCATTCCTCAAACTGACGAATGATTCTTATTTCGTCATCACTCGGGTCATTAACCCAACTATGATCCTTGTATAAAAGGATATACTCCATTCCCTGTTCATATTCTTTTTTATTGAAACAAACTTCACCAAGCGCCAAATAAGCGTATAGAACATAAAATATAACCTGCTTTTTAGTTCTAGTCTCTGTCGCTCTGGATATCTTCTTGAATTCATACTGAATAGTTGCCTTTACTTTCAATTGTTCAGCCAGGATCTCCACCTTGTCCCAGCGTCGTAATGAAGCATAAACATTAATCAAGTCATTTAACCCATCCAACTGATAGGGCTCGTCGAGACGATCCACAAAAAATTCAAATTGGGTTGCTAGTGACAAGTTTTTTTGCTGATCTTTACCAAGTCCGATAGAGAATAAACGATACTGACTCAGAGCCAATCGTTCGGAGTGCTGCATCTTCTCGCTCTCAGCCACACAGAAATAAAGGGGTTTAGCAGCCTCTAGCCTCCCTTCTGCATATAGTTGTTCAGCCAACTCAAATAAGAGAGGGGCGTAGGAAAGATTATCCATTAATAGTTTAACGGTCGCTTCGATACACTCCACTCTACCGAGTTCGGCACAACGTTTAAGAAAAGGGCCTATTCTACGCCAATCAGGATTCGTATTAACAAAACACTCATTTATGTATAAATCATAGAAATACCCCTCAGGTAACCCCATCCCTGCAGTGAGTCGATCTAATTGCTGAACTCCTATGGGACGTTGCCCACTCAACGTACTACTGAGCGTGCCTGAATTAATACCTGATAATTCGGAAAAAGAGTTCAGTGTCATATGTTTACTCTTAAGATAATCTTCGAAATGGTCGCGAATTGTGGTAATTGAATTCAAGAGAACACCACCTTTCAATAGGAAATTAGGCAACGGTCAATAAAATTATACATTATTTTTACATTTAATATCAATATTTACTTGTAAATTATTACCTATGGTTAAAAATTTAAATATACCATAGCTTATTCGTGATCATAATTAGGTTAAATAGAGCCGTCCTTCTCTTAATTGAAAATATTAAATTTCCCTATAATCGAAAATCCTTATATAAAAAAATGCAATCAAGCCTGGGGCTAAATCACATCTTTTATTATTATTCAGATTTTAATTACAAAGATTTCTTTACACTCAGAGCATGTAAAGTGAAGTGTGCTATATTTCAAGTGATTGTAACAAGACACAACCAATATGTTTTTATGTTTAATTTTAGTTTTAACTTAGAATTTTAATAATTAGAAGGAGAATGAGTATGAAAAAAATAGTGGGATTGATATTAGCAGTAGCATTGTTAGTTTCACCAATCAGTATTAATAAGGTATATGCTGATATGCCAAGCGAATTTACATATGCAGTGCATAATTCAATGGCGACAATAACCGGATATACGGGTAGTTCAAGCGATATTATTATCCCTGATGAAATAGAGGGGTATCCCGTAACTGCCATAGGAAATGAAGCGTTTCGTTCTAAAAGATTAACAAGTGTAACGATTCCCGAAGGTGTACTATCCATTGATAGTAGCGCATTTCATAGTAACAATCTAACAAGTGTAACGATTCCGAACAGCATCACTTCTATTTCAGATCGTGTTTTTGCTTCGAATAATATCGTTGATCTTGTTATCCCTGATAGTGTGACAAGTATAGGAGATTATGCATTCTCTTCTAATAATCTAAGTAATGTTACACTTTCAAACAATGTTACGTTTATTGGCTCCGGTGCTTTTTTCTATAATAATTTAACAAGTATCAATTTACCTAATAACTTGACAAGTCTGAGTGAATCGGTATTTTTGAGCAATAAATTAACAAATATAATTATTCCTGATAGTGTTACAAGTATTGGTGATGCTGCCTTTCAAAGTAACGAATTAATAAGTGTGACGATTCCTGATAGTGTAACTACAATTGGAGAAGGAGCATTTGCTAGTAATAAGCTAGTTAATGTTAGTATTCCAAATAGTGTAA
This genomic interval carries:
- the ychF gene encoding redox-regulated ATPase YchF, which produces MALKAGIVGLPNVGKSTLFNAITQAGAESANYPFCTIDPNVGIVEVPDERLDKLTELVVPKKTVPTAFEFVDIAGLVRGASKGEGLGNKFLAHIREVDAIVHVVRCFVDENITHVDGKIDPVSDIQTINLELILADIESVEKKIDRSKKNMKGGNKTAAQEVEVLEKVKAVLYEDKPARSMELTDEERLIVRDLHLLTLKPVLYAANVAEDEIGDVANNAYVQKVREFAAAENAEVVPISAKVEEEISELEGEDKQMFLEELGIEDSGLNLLIKAAYKLLGLYTYFTAGVQEVRAWTIRKGTKAPGAAGVIHTDFERGFIRAEVVSYEDLVAAGSMNGAKERGQLRLEGKEYVVNDGDVMHFRFNV
- a CDS encoding GNAT family N-acetyltransferase, producing MKLVPMSDQEFASFRVRSIQDFAREKVEAGTWAPEEAQQLAEASYDKYLPEGLNTPGAYVYNLVHEVDGNVGYIWFNITDNRRGREAFLLDIVVEEAHRGKGYGTETMKALEQTAIHLGVDRIGLHVFGHNGRASNLYKKMGYEVTDLTMYKELQK
- a CDS encoding aspartyl-phosphate phosphatase Spo0E family protein, whose translation is MERSDLIKQIELARQKLYQTKLKYVDLLHPNVIKQSMILDELINEYNQAKTEKPIN
- a CDS encoding transcriptional regulator; protein product: MNSAATIRDYFEDYLKSKRMTLHQFSEVSGINSGTLSSTLSGQRPIGVQQLDRLTVGMGLPEGYFYGLYINESFVNANPDWRRLGPFLYRCAELNQIENIKETINLVMDNLTYAPHLFDLAEQLFSEGKLEAARPLYYSVAESEKMQHSERLALSQYRLFTIGLSNNQQNNQSLATQFELFVDRLDEMYQLDGLNDLINVYSSLRNWSKLLELSDKLRMRAEIHYKLYGRRKDEWVKKEIIFYVLYAHLAKGSAYSYLGDYKNALKYVEQYSNYTWIKSPNEAEMIVIQQFNEWAEANRYLYELKSGNVEVLESYLEYISERKNEIFPALCAIVSAANRYRMNIDSVLEQYESYFTYQEQENRIGKVSKHLTSDQYGSLLAGLGTYYLTNRNYDKGMEYLQRGLEFAMNNGNKDAMLDCLGLFGELRDSPNGEGNSTKAAALLEKISERFSHPS
- a CDS encoding transcriptional regulator, which translates into the protein MNSITTIRDHFEDYLKSKHMTLNSFSELSGINSGTLSSTLSGQRPIGVQQLDRLTAGMGLPEGYFYDLYINECFVNTNPDWRRIGPFLKRCAELGRVECIEATVKLLMDNLSYAPLLFELAEQLYAEGRLEAAKPLYFCVAESEKMQHSERLALSQYRLFSIGLGKDQQKNLSLATQFEFFVDRLDEPYQLDGLNDLINVYASLRRWDKVEILAEQLKVKATIQYEFKKISRATETRTKKQVIFYVLYAYLALGEVCFNKKEYEQGMEYILLYKDHSWVNDPSDDEIRIIRQFEEWAEGNSYLYELMSGKTEVLPSYLNYISARENEIFPALCAIVSAANQFEMNIHSILDQFESYFMYREQVSDIGKISEQYTSDQYVNLLADVGTYYLTHRDFSRGIHFILRGLELASTIKNKDGMLSCIKTFEEFRNYASEEDKVKYKNLICGV